GGACTGAATGTCATTGGCTGTCCCCACATTACCGCAGGCTGTCGGAGGTGCTGCAGCATGAGGATATGGACAATCGGGACCAGAGGAACCGGCGCCAGGAGTCAGTTCTTGGCCGGGTGAGACGGCTGCTGAGCTCCCAGGAGCCAAACGACTTGGGCCACGCGAGACCCGCGTATAAGCGCCATAGCAGCGACATGTCCAGCGTCTTCTTCCCTTTCAATCCAGAGGTCCGGGGCCACCTGGGACATGAGGAAGCTGGCCACCTAAGGCACAACTTTCCAAATTCTCACCTGGTCCACAACCAGTCACCTACCGAGATGCTGGCACCATTACAGGAGGTGACCAGCAGCCTTTCATCTCCTGACTCTCCTATCCACATCAACTTGCCCACAGTGGTGATCACCCCCCCTGATCCTACTCCGCCTAATCGATCGTTAGCGAATTCCCAGAGCAGCTTGGTCATGCCCTCTGACGTCGGCACCGAAACCACACTAGAACCAAACCAGATCTTGACATGCCAGAGCCCTTTGGAGGAGAATGCCGGTGAAGAAGCTCTGGTACAGGATCCCCTCATGGATTACAATCTCACAGAGGTGGGACTCAAGAAGTTCCGCTGGAGCATTCCTGTCGACCGATGGACCCAAGACTCCGACGACTCTTCGTGCAACCTGCCGAGCCCCAAGGGTTTAGTGAGGAAGAGAGGCCTGAGTACGGCCCACCACTATGAGAAGAAGGATGGCGAAAGTGGAGAACCTCGGCACACACGGCCAAGCTTAGAGAGCAGCAGCCTGACGTCCAGCAGTGAGGAGAACCTGGAAGCGATCaagcagcaaaccaaagaggacACTTCAGGGGCctaacatacacacacacgaaaTAGCCTTGGGAAAAGTAGGTTTATCCAGTGCTCcgttatattatttttatattttcgttacaaattatgatgtttttctgtcttttgtcACCAAATTAAAAACTTTGTGCTCCACCAGGATTCTGTTATCATTGAGATTTTTTCTGTATCTATATTTTTGGCCATTTAGTTCCTGCGTATTAACTAGTTGGAAATGGCTAGTAGTGGGTGTCATCATATGTCTAGTTGTGAATCACAATCACACATCATACCATGAAGTACTTGTTTTCTGGTTCTGTTTCGCATTATGATACTAAAGGGTACAAGTGCAACTCTTGCGTTGGTTGTGCCTCTGTCCAGAAATAGTCACTTAACATTGTGTTCTACAAGCGAATGAAAGCAAATCAGACCCCACAGCACTGACAGGAGGAGGTTCCATGTCCCTGTTAGAAATATGATAATCGAGGCTCTACTGAAGTAACATAACACGCGTGGAAATGTTACAGAAATTTAATGACACCTGCAGCATGATAATCTCAAGCTaacattaaaatttaattacagaaaatgtataCTTAACATCTCAAAGTGGCTACAGTTCAGTTTTACGGTTAACTGTATAATCAATTAAAGAACGATACATTTCATTAGCAGAGATCTGCAATGTTCTTGACAGCATTGCTTATATATGTTGACATCATTTGTGTAGAAATAAGAGCTCAGTTCTGAAAGTATTGTCTGATCACCCAAAATCTGTTTAATTACCTGTCTAGCAGAAGGGAGCTTCTTCGTTTCTTGTTTTGGTTCCCTACGTTTTTTACTAGACTTGTAGTGCATGCCAGGAAGCTAACTCTAGCCTACGGCCCCCATTCCCCCTCCTGACGGGCCCGAGCGAAGCCAACCCGGTCCTGGCCACGATCAAAGATGCTGTAGAACTCCGAGATGAAGACATCCCCCAAGATCCAGAGGGACCCCTGGGAGGTGGAGACGTCCACGGCCTGGAAGCCACTGAAGCAGACCTCCATGCTGCTCAGTATCTCCTGAGGGCCAGAGGAACATCCTCACCACAAGCCCATTACTGAAGTACCCATCATAATCACAGAGATGCCTACTCACACAGCCAAGAACATCAAACGCTGACATGTCCACTCAATGCCAACAGACCCCAGTCACAGGAAGACTTATCAGAATCAGGCAGACATGTAACTATTACCTACCCATTAATTACAAAAATGTGtcacaaacaccccccccccccaaactatATGATTTCATGAAggaaatatgtacatatatgtaaATTTTGTTCAATATGGTGGCTTAGTGTATAacactgtagcctcacacctctatAGGTTGGGATTCAATTCCTGCTCCcagctgtgtgtggagtttgcagctTCTCCCCTGCATTAGTGTCCTCCCACTGTCCAAAGAACATGACTTGGTGGCTCAAAATAGCAGTTGAGTGCCTGCCCTAGGAGCGACTAGCCTCCCCCCAGGGTGCCCCcgccgtgtgccctgtgcttcccggGATAGGATGCAGACTCACCAcgaccctgtactgggtaagcgGTGGCAGAAAATGGGCAGAGAAACATCTGAGCTTCATTTTTCCCAAGTGGTTTAAGCTACCAAATACCAAAAAGATACATGCCTTTGGACACCCTTTAATTCTGCATACATAAATTTAATCTATATATACATGCCAGTTTTAATCACATTTATAGCTGAAacgaaacattttttttttttttagctcacTCCACTTCTTTTCAGATGAGAAGCCCTGAGAGAGATTTCTGAGTTGGGTAGCTGCGATTGTATACGTACCTTTCTAATGTAGGATTCTGGAGGCATGGGAtagtccacaccattcagtgtaaAGGTGATCAGAGGGAGGCTGGAAAGTCTGGCACAGTCCACCAAGAACTGAAAGGCAAGTGGGAGAACTGCAGTTCTGTAGTATggtcaggggcggattaacgcacaggctagatatggcttaagcctaggggccccacgtgtgccagcctgcaagggggcccccattggcgcggaggggggcggggttggggggcccacagactactgtagcctaggggcctctgtgcaccttaatccgcccctgagtATGGTCATCGATACATatcatataaatacatttttaaaatatttttacatttttgaatattttttatttctttaaattgtatataattttaattgtaTATATTAAGTATAGTAGCAACTATTATTCTTGCACTGATAATCACTTTGGCCAATACATTTCCACAGCATCCATAGACACACTCTCTACCTCTGCAATCCTGAGTGTTATATAGTATTAATAGTATCTGCtattgtgtgtatttgtgtatttatttccTTTGGGATCCATAAAGTAAGTAAGTATAACTAAGTAAATaatctgactgtctgtctgtctgtctgtctgtctacagCAACACCGTCAGGTGGACATTTTCTGAAAGACCTGCTTAAATCAGTTTGATTTTGTGATACAGTGAGGAAAGGGGAGATGCCagacagcatgtctttgcagaTGTGTCCTTGGAGAGCTGGACTtcagaccagtgtttcccatgCCTCACGCGCTCACTCACCTCGCCGATGGAGGTGGGTGTGGCCCCGATAAGCTGGTGCAGGAACATGATGTCAATGGTGGGCCCACCAATGAGGGACGTCCCGGTGTCCACAATGGCCTGACAGCTGTTGGTGCACAGGGTCTGCACACCCTGCACCTTCACACTGCAGCCCACAGAGACACAGTGTCTGTCAGGTTTTACGCAGAACCTATAATGAACTGCAATAGTGGTTTTTGGCCACCACGTTGCTTAGCATCAAAGAGATGTTATCTGAAGACGGATGGACGGATAGATGTTCTTCAGCAGATTCTAAAACTCGGTTATACATTAAAGGTCATGTGCACAGCTGTATTTACTGAAGCAGTTCTAGTAAAGCTAAGAATATATTATAAGGCTCCTCTTGGGACAGGAGAGTCTAATCCTGTAATGTTGAAGGAAAATCTTTGTAGGAGAGCCGTGTGTATTCCTGTGTTTGATCTACTTATACTCTGCATGCTTATTTCCTAGCCAGATTATGAACGACTACATCACTGAAATGCTTATTTGTCTAGGGAGATAAGTAGTAGAGTCCTGAAGTTGCTTTTAATTAAGACACCTCtataaaaagcagagattaCAGCCCTTGCACCCACAATGAGTATGTTActttaaacacatttttatatCTTACCACTAGAGGGAGACATTAACTCCATATTAACTCTGATAACGCATGACACCCAAAGCTGGCTGCCACTGGTTATTAAACAAACCATAtccatattttaaaattagttCTACAATAACAAATCCAGCTAGAAAGCAGGTGCTGTTGCATACTTATCAATTTTGATCTGCCAGTAATTCCTCTGAGTGACAGGAACCCAGTGAATTGGTCCAATATAAAGAGCTTCATCTACCCCTCCCAGTAACAGCTCCCCTTCTGGATCTGAAGAGCTCTTCTTCCTGGAGAAAAAGTGGAGAAACATCTACTGAGACATTTTTCAAGGTCAGCACGACCTTGCTGTCACTTCCATAAATGACACGACCGCGTTGTCCACACGATGGTGCCATAAGATACAGCCAGCTAGCGGTTCCACCTACCTGCTGAGGTAGACGGAGAAGATGGGCTGTGTCACTTTCTTCTGAACCATGAGGTTGTCAAACACAGGCGTCCCCACCTCCTGTGCCAGGGAGGGGTAGGCCAGACCAAGGATTCCATCGAACTTGCCCATGAGGAAGGTCATACCCGGCTCGTACACCGACTCCCCAAACTGCTGATTGTCCACTGACATTTCACCCACCTCAACACGGAGGAGAAGTTTGAAACTTTGTTCATAAACATATCTGGTTATCTGTAGTGACAGCCCAATGAAggttcatgaaccatttgctgtattttttgcccccactagatggcgcccTTGGcctgctttggggcatgctttaaGGACTTATTTGAACAGaaagcaccatctagtggaaaATAcggcaaatggttcatgaagcttcattggGCCCTCACTAGTTATCTCAACTACAGCCCAGGGTTGGCAAAGTGATTCCACAGTTGCTCAAGAAACTGACCCTGCTTGAACATGAATAATTTATGTATGTGCGAGCTCACAGTACCCTGAGCAGTTCCCTGGCCATCACACCCATCAGGTGACCAGACCCATACTGGATGGTAAAGACCCGGCAGTCGTGAACGTAGCTGCTCGACTCAAAGGCCTTGAACTTGTTGTGCTTGCCTGGGCAGCGAGACAGAGTTCACGTGGTATTATTTCACGAACATACTGGCTTGCACTATTCACGCTTTGTAGGTTTTCGGTTAAATCAGGAATTACAAATAATCAGCTTTGCTATTTAGTTGATTCAGTATCCTGATAAATTTCTCTtctaaaaatgtgcatttttgcCCCTGTTCAAAGACAATTGCATTCTGGGGATTGAGTTCCAGGTTGATAAACCACAGACATTGCACAGCACTGTACAGTCATATATAAAACCATGAAGTGTGTTTTAATGGCTGACATAAGATAGACCAGTGTGAGCATTACATAGACGGTAAGGGACAAACAGCATTGGACTGCCGGTTAGCAGCCAATAGATGCTCCGCTTACGTACCACATGCCTCACTGACACAGTAGGATGACGGCACCCACAGGTCAGCCGAGCCGGTGTCGAAAATCACTGTGAAGTTCTGTCCAGGAGTCCCCAGGCTGATCTCGCCGTAGTACTGGGCCTACAGCATCCGTTAGAGAGCAGAGACCCTTGGTTAGGCCCCGCCCATTTTACAATCGTGTGCTGGTAAGTTTTTCAATTACCCTTTCTCATGTACCCTGCCTTATGTAAGTACAGTTActgatattattttatatatattattattttattgttttaccttattttatcttttttcaTATAGTAACCTTTTTGTTTTACATATAtctttttaaacattattgAGGGTGAAAGGGGAAAAGGAATCCATTACACACATatattgtgtatgtttgtgtgtgtgacaaaGAAAACTAACTAAATAACTCTAACTGGATATGTATTATAAAGGCTGGGCCAAAAGTATTAAGAAAACCACACTGGTCTGTCATGTTCTTAACACAGTATAACTACTTGATGCTATTTTTGTTACTGAGTAAATATCGGGTGTAGCTGGCTCTTCTGGCCAAGGCTGTAGTTACACATGATGGCACATATATGGCAAGGAGGAGGGCAGGGAGCAAAGGGGGTGGGGAGCAGGTCAGgcagggaggaggaggggggggcggggagcaaAGGGGGCGGGGAGCAGGTCAGGCAGGAAGGAGGAGGGCAGGGAGCAAAGGGGGCGGGGAGCAGGTCagacagggagcagggggggcgtggagcaaagggggtggggagcagggggggcagggagcAAAGGGGGCGGACAGCAGGTCAggcagggaggaggggggggtggggagcaaagggggtggggagcaggtcaggcagggaggagggggggtggggagcaAAGGGGGTGGGGagcgggggggcggggagcaAAGGGGGTGGGGagcgggggggcggggagcaAAGGGGGCGGAGAGCAGGTCAGGCAGGAAGGAGGGGTGGCGGGGAGCAAAGGGGGTGAGGAGCAGGTCAggcagggaggagggggggcggggagcaaagggggtggggagcaggtcaggcagggaggagggggggcggggagcaAAGGGGGTGGGGAgtagggggggtggggagcaaagggggcagggagcaggtcaggcaggaaggaggggggggagcaaagggggtggggagcaggtcaggcagggaggagggggggcggggagcaaagggggtggggagcaggtcaggcagggaggagggggggcggggagcaaagggggtggggagcaggtcaggcagggaggagggggggtggggagcaAAGGGGGCGGGGAGCAGGTCAggcagggaggagggggggcggggagcaAAGGGGGTGGGGAGCAGGTCAGGCAGGGAGAAAGGAGGGCGGGGAGTAAGGTGGGTGGAGAGCCAAGAGGACAGAGAGTTGGGTGGCGAAGAGCAAGGGAGGCAGGGAGCAAGGCAGGCAGGGAAGGAGAGCAGGAGGGAAAAAAGGCAGGGAGTAGGGTGGGTGGGGAGGAAGGATGTTGGGGAGCAGGGTGGGAGTGGAGGTGAGTGGGTCCCCGGCTGAGCTCCCTACTCACATCCATGTAATTGTAAAGCTTCTCACTGGTCCAGCCCAGCTTCAGCGTGCGCAGGCTTGTGGGGGGGAAGCACTGGGAGAACCTCCTGGAGAAGATATCAGGCTGATGGTCCTTCATGAAGGCCTCCAGGCGACGGGCAGACCGCAGCTCAGCCCTTATCGTGGAGATGCGGTGCAGGGGAACTCTGGGAAAAAGGGAGAGGGAAATCAGCGCCTCCTACTGGTATAAGCTTTGGTTGCAAGGGTATTCAGATTTCTATTTGGCATGACCCGGTTACCTGAATAGTAACACTAAAATCTTGATCAGTCACAGTTTTGCGGACTTGATCCTACATCTACAAATGCTGAATTGTCAATTCATAACAAGAGGTCATTCATCAAACATTTGGATTGTTTAAGTATTTTATAAGAGCAAAAAAGCAACTGACCAGCGCGACAGAAGCCTCACAACAATCCTGAAATgcagagggttagggttaggtttagggttaggtctTGTCTCACCTGATGAGTGCCTGTACCGCCAGAGCGTAGCTCAGCAGCAGAAGGGAGAGCCGTGCCATGCTGGGTCCTGCAGGTCCGTGTCCCTCTCTGAGGATGAGTCCGCCTGAGCGGCTCCCTGTCGCGTCGGAAGGCAGGGTCTGGGTCCGCTCCAGGTCAGGGCGACCCTGTGACCGCCGCGTCTGTGGAACAGGCCTGCAGGTGTTAACCCTTCTGCACAAACCACAGCTGGAGTGCACTGGTACTCCAGTACCCTTTCTGCAAGAACCTTAAATACAGGaatacacatacacaacatTAAAATAGCATTTTAACGACTTTTATTGACTGAAACTGAGCCCTGATAACATCTCTCAGCCACGCAGTTCAACATTTGCCTGGATTATTCAAATGCTTTATTTGGATTGGAAATGTCTATATACATATGTGAACATAAATGTGCTTCCTGgatgttattatttaatttctaAATGCTGTCTTCTCAGTATCCTGAAATCACAAAGCATTTGCAGGTGACAGAGTGTCATTATATGTCCAGGTCACGGTGAGCTGCAACCACAGGGTCTTTAGTTAAAGATTAAAAATGATATCTCTTATTCTTCATCTTGTGATTCATTTACAAAGGCTACAGTTTCTCTTTTCTGACTTATAATCTACAAAACCTGATAATGCTCATAATAATTAGGTGATTATTATTTCTATACTCCGGATtcccctcagtccaaaaacatgctgaattcattggagttgccaaattgcccatagatgtgcatgtgtgagtgcatggtgtgtgagtgtgcccagcgatgggttggcaccccatcctgggttattccccgcCGTGCGCCCCTAGCCTCTGGCCCCCaggaccctgaacaggataagcagtcTCAGAAAATGACTGGCTGGTTCTTTCCCGGTGAGGATGTACCGTCTCCTGAGATTGAATGCCTTTAAGATGAAGGTGTGGCTCACTTACCCTAACATTTCTCAAAGCtgttatatgatttttttttttactggatttattcatttatttacccatt
This window of the Paramormyrops kingsleyae isolate MSU_618 chromosome 1, PKINGS_0.4, whole genome shotgun sequence genome carries:
- the LOC111851721 gene encoding bestrophin-3 isoform X2, translating into MFLISSCVQGRDEQGRLLRRTLVRYVNLTSLLIFRSVSTAACKRFPTMDHVVEAGFMTPEERKIFENLKSPHLKYWVPVVWFTNLASKARKEGRIQDSVDLQTILTEMNKFRTWCSTLFGYDWVGIPLVYTQVVTLAVYTFFFACIIGRQFLDPGRGYPGHDLDLYVPIFTLLQFFFYSGWLKVAEQLINPFGEDDDDFEVNWCIDRNLQVSLMAVDEMHMNIPRMTKDIYWNDSNVRPPYTLAAADYCIPSFLGSTIGLSEVLQHEDMDNRDQRNRRQESVLGRVRRLLSSQEPNDLGHARPAYKRHSSDMSSVFFPFNPEVRGHLGHEEAGHLRHNFPNSHLVHNQSPTEMLAPLQEVTSSLSSPDSPIHINLPTVVITPPDPTPPNRSLANSQSSLVMPSDVGTETTLEPNQILTCQSPLEENAGEEALVQDPLMDYNLTEVGLKKFRWSIPVDRWTQDSDDSSCNLPSPKGLVRKRGLSTAHHYEKKDGESGEPRHTRPSLESSSLTSSSEENLEAIKQQTKEDTSGA
- the LOC111851189 gene encoding pepsin A-like, coding for MARLSLLLLSYALAVQALIRVPLHRISTIRAELRSARRLEAFMKDHQPDIFSRRFSQCFPPTSLRTLKLGWTSEKLYNYMDAQYYGEISLGTPGQNFTVIFDTGSADLWVPSSYCVSEACGKHNKFKAFESSSYVHDCRVFTIQYGSGHLMGVMARELLRVGEMSVDNQQFGESVYEPGMTFLMGKFDGILGLAYPSLAQEVGTPVFDNLMVQKKVTQPIFSVYLSRKKSSSDPEGELLLGGVDEALYIGPIHWVPVTQRNYWQIKIDNVKVQGVQTLCTNSCQAIVDTGTSLIGGPTIDIMFLHQLIGATPTSIGEFLVDCARLSSLPLITFTLNGVDYPMPPESYIRKEILSSMEVCFSGFQAVDVSTSQGSLWILGDVFISEFYSIFDRGQDRVGFARARQEGEWGP